Sequence from the Deinococcus aquaedulcis genome:
CACGGAACTCGCGCAGGAAACGTACAGGCGAGACGCCGTACTTCTTGAAGTGGCCGGCGGCGGGCTTGTTCACGCTCTTCTCGCGCTTGGGGGCGTAGCCAATCTGCACGGCTTCGTAGCCGTCGGTGACCGACGTCTTACGCTGCACGACGGGGCAGGGGCCCGCCAGCACCACCGTCACGGGAATGGCCTTGTCGCCCTTCCAGATCTGGGTCATGCCCACTTTGGTGCCGAGGATGCCCTTCATGCGCGGCCTCCCACCGTCTTGATCTCGATGTCCACGCCGGTGGGCAGGTCGAGGGTCATGAGGCTGTCAATCGTCTTCTTGGTGGGGTTCATGATGTCCACCAGACGGTTGTGGGTGCGGATTTCAAAGTGCTCGCGGCTGTCCTTGTTCACGAACGGCGAACGCAGCACGCAGAAGCGGCGGATGCGGGTGGGGAGGGGCACGGGGCCGCTCACGTCCGCGCCGGTGCGGCGCACGGTGTCCACGATCTTGCTGGCGGACTGGTCCAGCGCCTTGTGGTCAAAGCCACGCAGTTTAATGCGGATCTTCGGGGCAACCATGTCAATTACTCCAGGACCTTGGCAACGACGCCGGCGCCGACGGTGCGGCCACCTTCGCGGATGGCGAAGCGCAGACCTTCTTCCATGGCGATGGGCTTGATGAGCTCCACCACGAAGGTGATGTTGTCACCGGGCATCACCATTTCCACGCCTTCGGGCAGTTCCACCACGCCCGTCACGTCGGTCGTGCGGAAGTAGAACTGGGGGCGGTAGCCACCGAAGAACGCGCTGTGACGGCCACCCTCGTCCTTGCTCAGCACGTACACGCTGGCTTCGAACTTGGTGTGCGGCT
This genomic interval carries:
- a CDS encoding EF-Tu C-terminal domain-related protein; this encodes PHTKFEASVYVLSKDEGGRHSAFFGGYRPQFYFRTTDVTGVVELPEGVEMVMPGDNITFVVELIKPIAMEEGLRFAIREGGRTVGAGVVAKVLE
- the rpsJ gene encoding 30S ribosomal protein S10, which translates into the protein MVAPKIRIKLRGFDHKALDQSASKIVDTVRRTGADVSGPVPLPTRIRRFCVLRSPFVNKDSREHFEIRTHNRLVDIMNPTKKTIDSLMTLDLPTGVDIEIKTVGGRA